Proteins co-encoded in one Ornithorhynchus anatinus isolate Pmale09 chromosome 14, mOrnAna1.pri.v4, whole genome shotgun sequence genomic window:
- the CPSF6 gene encoding LOW QUALITY PROTEIN: cleavage and polyadenylation specificity factor subunit 6 (The sequence of the model RefSeq protein was modified relative to this genomic sequence to represent the inferred CDS: deleted 1 base in 1 codon), with protein MADGVDHIDIYADVGEEFNQEAEYGGHDQIDLYDDVISPSANNGDAPEDRDYMDALPPSVGDDVGKGAVPNVVYTYTGKRIALYIGNLTWWTTDEDLTEAVHSLGVNDILEIKFFENRANGQSKGFALVGVGSEASSKKLMDLLPKRELHGQSPVVTPCNKQFLSQFEMQSRKTTQSGQMSGEGKAGPPGGSSRAPFPPGGRGRGRFPGAVPGVDRFPGPAVPGGPPPPFPGAQTPPRPPLGPPGPPGPPGPPPPGQVLPPPLAGPPNRGDRPPPPVLFPGQPFGQPPLGPLPPGPPPPVPGYGPPPGPPPPQQGPPPPPGPFPPRPPGPLGPPLTLAPPPHLPGPPPGAPPPAPHVNPAFFPPPANSGMPTSDSRGPPPPDPYGRPPPYDRGDYGPPGREMDAARAPLSEAEFEEIMNRNRAISSSAISRAVSDASAGDYGSAIETLVTAISLIKQSKVSADDRCKVLISSLQDCLHGIESKSYGSGSRRERSRERDHSRSREKSRRHKSRSRDRHDDYYRERSRERERHRDRDRDRDRERDREREYRHR; from the exons ATGGCGGACGGGGTGGATCACATCGACATCTACGCCGATGTGGGCGAGGAGTTTAACCAG GAAGCGGAATATGGTGGCCACGATCAGATAGATTTGTATGATGACGTCATCTCTCCTTCTGCAAATAATGGAGATGCCCCCGAGGACCGAGACTATATGGATGCCCTCCCACCGTCCGTTGGCGACGATGTAGGGAAAGGAGCCGTACCGAACGTCGTTTACACCTATACCGGCAAGAGAATCGCACTGTACATTGGAAATCTTACATGG TGGACAACAGATGAAGACCTGACTGAAGCAGTCCATTCTTTGGGAGTAAATGATATTTTGGAGATAAAATTTTTTGAAAATCGGGCTAACGGCCAGTCAAAGGG gTTTGCTCTAGTTGGAGTTGGATCGGAAGCATCCTCTAAAAAGTTAATGGATCTGTTGCCTAAAAGAGAACTTCATGGTCAGAGTCCAGTTGTAACTCCATGCAATAAACAGTTTCTGAGTCAGTTTGAAATGCAGTCCAGAAAAA CCACCCAGTCGGGACAGATGTCAGGCGAAGGCAAAGCGGGTCCTCCGGGGGGCAGCTCGCGGGCGCCGTTCCCGCCGGGCGGCCGAGGCCGGGGCCGCTTCCCGGGGGCCGTCCCCGGGGTGGACAGATTCCCGGGCCCGGCTGTGCCGGGGGGGCCGCCTCCGCCATTTCCAG GGGCACAGACTCCACCCCGTCCACCCCTGGGTCCCCCTGGCCCGCCGGGTCCTCCGGGCCCACCCCCGCCCGGTCAGGTCCTTCCTCCTCCGCTAGCCGGGCCGCCCAACCGTGGGGATCGCCCACCGCCCCCGGTCCTCTTTCCGGGACAGCCCTTCGGGCAGCCTCCCCTGGGTCCGCTC CCCCCCGGACCTCCTCCTCCAGTTCCGGGCTacggcccccctcccggcccgccgccgcctcagcagggcccgccgccgcctccgggcccTTTCCCGCCTCGCCCGCCCGGGCCGCTTGGGCCCCCCCTGACCCTCGCTCCCCCTCCGCatctccccgggccgccccccggcgcccccccgcCGGCGCCGCACGTGAACCCTGCTTTCTTCCCGCCTCCCGCCAACAGCGGCATGCCGACGTCGGACAGCCGCGGGCCGCCGCCGCCAGACCCGTACGGCCGGCCCCCACCGTACGACAGGGGGGATTATGGACCTCCCGGAAG AGAAATGGATGCTGCGAGAGCTCCATTGAGTGAAGCCGAATTTGAAGAAATCATGAATAGAAATAGAGCCATCTCTAGCAGTGCCATTTCAAGAGCTGTGTCAGATGCCAGTGCTG gAGACTATGGGAGTGCCATAGAAACATTGGTTACTGCTATTTCCTTAATTAAACAGTCCAAAGTGTCTGCTGATGATCGGTGCAAGGTCCTTATTAGCTCTTTGCAGGATTGCCTTCATGGAATTGAATCCAAGTCGTATGGTTCTGGATCAAG ACGTGAACGGTCAAGAGAGAGGGACCACAGTAGATCAAGAGAAAAGAGCAGACGTCATAAATCCCGTAGCAGAGATCGTCATGATGATTACTATAGAGagcggagcagagagagagaaagacatcgggaccgggaccgggaccgcgaTAGAGAGCGGGATAGGGAACGCGAGTATCGTCACCGTTAA